A window from Longimicrobiaceae bacterium encodes these proteins:
- a CDS encoding ribose-phosphate pyrophosphokinase: MSAGFAVFGGTANPRLAEAVAREMRVPLGACETERFPDGELTVRLEESVRAKEVFVVQPTSPPVNEHLVELLAFADAARRSAAGRITAVVPYFGYARADRRNQRREPITASLVAQLVQVAGIAHVVTVDPHTPQIEGFFSIPVDSLSAVCALAAELRGRLPPDTVVVSPDTGRVKLATEYARELDAQLAVLHKRRQSGSDTEVTQLAGEVEGRPCLLVDDMVSTGGTLVGSVRALRDAGATEFRVAATHGLFLDGALARLAAEGVAEVLVTDTVPTPPATEAPPVRVASVAPALADVIRKLLYGTRGPGGR, encoded by the coding sequence GTGAGCGCAGGCTTCGCCGTCTTCGGCGGCACCGCGAACCCCCGGCTGGCGGAGGCCGTCGCCCGGGAGATGAGGGTGCCGCTCGGCGCCTGCGAGACGGAGCGCTTTCCCGACGGCGAGCTGACGGTGCGGCTGGAGGAGTCCGTCCGGGCGAAGGAGGTGTTCGTGGTGCAGCCCACCTCTCCTCCGGTCAACGAGCACCTGGTGGAGCTCCTGGCGTTCGCGGACGCGGCGCGGCGCTCGGCGGCGGGGCGGATCACCGCGGTGGTGCCGTACTTCGGCTACGCGCGGGCCGACCGGCGCAACCAGCGCCGCGAGCCCATCACCGCCAGCCTGGTCGCCCAGCTCGTGCAGGTGGCCGGGATCGCGCACGTCGTCACGGTGGACCCGCACACACCGCAGATCGAGGGGTTCTTCTCCATTCCGGTAGACTCGCTCTCCGCCGTCTGCGCCCTCGCGGCGGAGCTGCGCGGTCGGCTCCCGCCGGACACCGTCGTCGTTTCGCCGGACACCGGGCGGGTGAAGCTGGCGACGGAGTACGCGCGCGAGCTGGACGCCCAGCTCGCCGTGCTGCACAAGCGGCGGCAGAGCGGCTCGGACACCGAGGTGACGCAGCTCGCCGGGGAGGTGGAAGGACGCCCCTGCCTGCTCGTGGACGACATGGTCTCCACCGGGGGGACGCTGGTGGGGAGCGTGCGCGCGCTGCGGGACGCCGGGGCCACGGAGTTCCGCGTCGCCGCCACCCACGGGCTCTTCCTGGACGGCGCCCTCGCGCGCCTGGCCGCCGAGGGCGTCGCGGAGGTGCTGGTCACCGACACCGTCCCGACCCCTCCCGCCACGGAGGCGCCGCCGGTCCGGGTCGCCTCCGTCGCGCCGGCCCTCGCCGACGTCATCCGGAAGCTGCTGTACGGCACCCGCGGCCCCGGAGGGCGCTGA
- a CDS encoding RNA polymerase sigma factor RpoD/SigA, with the protein MFLSSRALDSFDQYLHDVEKYPLIEDPAEERALARRARSGDKEAAERLVTANLRFVISYVKKYQGRGLGLAELVCIGNEGLLKAVKKFDPEKGVKFISYAVWWIRQTVLQALAEQTRSVRIPLNQNSNLVRLSRVDTALTQTLGRSPTDEEIADEMGEPVDTVRALRRVAASELSLDAPLDRGDRDSASFGERFAGAETDEIEEEVEAQARREFLERMFEKYLTERERKILYLYYGLDEGEERTLEEIGSLLGVTRERIRQIRNRAFEKLRESPDGAALEGFWAVS; encoded by the coding sequence ATGTTCCTGAGCTCCCGCGCGCTTGACTCCTTCGACCAGTACCTCCACGACGTGGAGAAGTACCCGCTCATCGAAGACCCGGCGGAAGAGCGGGCCCTCGCCCGGAGGGCCCGGTCCGGAGACAAGGAGGCAGCGGAGCGCCTGGTGACCGCCAACCTGCGCTTCGTGATCTCCTACGTGAAGAAGTACCAGGGCCGCGGCCTCGGGCTGGCGGAGCTGGTCTGCATCGGCAACGAGGGGCTCCTCAAGGCCGTGAAGAAGTTCGACCCCGAGAAGGGGGTGAAGTTCATCTCGTACGCGGTGTGGTGGATCCGCCAGACCGTCCTGCAGGCGCTCGCGGAGCAGACCCGCTCGGTCCGCATCCCCCTCAACCAGAACTCCAACCTGGTCCGCCTTTCCCGGGTGGACACGGCGCTCACCCAGACCCTCGGCCGCTCCCCCACCGACGAGGAGATCGCCGACGAGATGGGCGAGCCGGTCGACACCGTCCGCGCGCTGCGCCGGGTGGCGGCCAGCGAGCTTTCGCTGGACGCGCCGCTCGACCGGGGCGACCGCGACTCGGCCTCCTTCGGCGAGCGCTTCGCCGGCGCCGAGACCGACGAGATCGAGGAGGAGGTGGAGGCGCAGGCGAGGCGCGAGTTCCTGGAGCGGATGTTCGAGAAGTACCTCACGGAGCGCGAGCGGAAGATCCTCTACCTCTACTACGGGCTGGACGAGGGCGAGGAGCGCACGCTGGAGGAGATCGGCTCCCTCCTGGGTGTGACGCGCGAGCGGATCCGCCAGATCCGCAACCGCGCCTTCGAAAAGCTCCGCGAGAGCCCGGACGGCGCCGCGCTGGAAGGGTTCTGGGCCGTTTCCTGA
- a CDS encoding cysteine desulfurase-like protein has protein sequence MSIDSFAASVRSHFPVFERRWDSRTLAFFDGPGGSQVPQPVADAVAETLLFRSANVHGAFPTSRDADAVIAAARDAAVDFLGAGSPAEVAFGANMTTLTFAFARSLGRAWEPGDEVVVTDLDHQANVAPWRRTAEDRGATVRSVPFDPATMQLDLDALEAMLGPRTRLVAVGAASNAVGTVTDVARVAEMARRVGALVYVDAVHYAPHRLVDVRALGCDFLACSAYKFFGPHVGLLWGKPEHMEALVPYKVPPCADTLPERWETGTMNHEGMAGVAAAVDWIASLAPEPAATRREALRAAMERIGEHEDALFDRLLDGLEAIPGVRVFGPPRGEPRTPTAGFTVRGVHADEVARRLGDEGVCVWSGNFYATGVTEGLGIVQQGGLVRAGVAPYCTDEDVRRLVEGVGRIAAEAPSPEAAAV, from the coding sequence ATGTCCATCGACTCGTTCGCGGCCTCCGTACGCTCGCACTTCCCCGTCTTCGAGCGCCGCTGGGACAGCCGCACGCTCGCCTTCTTCGACGGCCCCGGCGGGAGCCAGGTCCCGCAGCCCGTGGCCGACGCCGTGGCGGAAACGCTCCTCTTCCGGAGCGCCAACGTGCACGGCGCCTTCCCCACCAGCCGCGACGCGGACGCGGTCATCGCCGCCGCGCGCGACGCCGCCGTGGACTTCCTGGGGGCCGGCTCGCCCGCGGAGGTGGCGTTCGGCGCGAACATGACCACCCTCACCTTCGCCTTCGCGCGGTCGCTCGGCCGCGCCTGGGAGCCGGGGGACGAGGTGGTGGTCACCGACCTGGACCACCAGGCCAACGTGGCGCCCTGGCGCCGCACCGCCGAGGACCGGGGGGCGACGGTGCGCAGCGTCCCCTTCGACCCGGCGACGATGCAGTTGGACCTGGACGCCCTGGAGGCGATGCTCGGGCCCCGCACCCGGCTGGTCGCAGTGGGCGCCGCCTCCAACGCCGTGGGGACCGTCACGGACGTCGCGCGGGTGGCGGAGATGGCCCGGCGGGTGGGCGCGCTCGTCTACGTGGACGCGGTGCACTACGCCCCGCACCGCCTGGTGGACGTGCGGGCGCTGGGGTGCGACTTCCTGGCCTGCTCGGCCTACAAGTTCTTCGGCCCGCACGTGGGGCTCCTCTGGGGGAAGCCGGAGCACATGGAGGCGCTCGTCCCGTACAAGGTGCCGCCCTGCGCCGACACCCTCCCGGAGCGCTGGGAGACGGGGACGATGAACCACGAGGGGATGGCCGGGGTGGCGGCGGCGGTGGACTGGATCGCCTCGCTGGCCCCTGAGCCGGCGGCCACGCGCCGGGAGGCGCTCCGCGCCGCGATGGAGCGGATCGGCGAGCACGAGGACGCCCTGTTCGACCGGCTCCTGGACGGGCTGGAGGCGATCCCCGGCGTGCGGGTCTTCGGGCCGCCGCGCGGGGAGCCGCGCACCCCCACTGCCGGCTTCACCGTGCGGGGGGTCCACGCCGACGAGGTGGCCCGGCGGCTGGGCGACGAAGGCGTCTGCGTATGGAGCGGGAACTTCTACGCCACGGGCGTGACCGAGGGGCTGGGGATCGTGCAGCAGGGCGGGCTGGTCCGCGCCGGGGTGGCCCCGTACTGCACGGACGAGGACGTACGGCGGCTGGTGGAGGGGGTGGGCCGGATCGCGGCGGAGGCGCCGTCGCCGGAGGCCGCGGCGGTGTAG